From Cervus elaphus chromosome 10, mCerEla1.1, whole genome shotgun sequence:
gtcgtccccttctcctctcaccttcaatctttcccagcatcagagtctttttcaaatgagtcagttcttcacatcaggtggccaaagtattggagcttcagcatcagtccttccagtgaatattcagaactgatttcctttaggatgggctggttgaatatccttgctgtccaagggattaaAAGTACCACTGAGGAAAGAGGTGTTGGTTGTGTTGGAGTCATTTGGCATTCACATTGTGGGCCTTGCTGCAACTGTCCCATTCCCTGTCCTGCTTTTGCTGTCTCACTTCTTGGTCActgaacttctttttttctttttttggtgctGTAGAGTCATTGTTCCCTGTCCTCCTTTCCTCAGCTTGTTTTTCAGGATttccaggaaggcttccctgaccCCCTGTCAGATACAAGCCTTGGTTCCCAGCACTGACCTTGCAATATTACATTTTCTCCTACTTGGCTAGGAACACTTAGGAAAGTGCCTGGGTCTGGCTTGTCCCTGGGCCTTCAGAATCCATCACTGCTCCACATAGGGGAGCTTGGGCAGAGCATATGGTGGGGCTGTGAGGGACGCATGCCTCATGCCCTGGCCCTGCCTCCCACGGACCTCCCCACTCCACAGTTTGAAATGCTGAATGCGGAGTTGGAGGAAAATCAGGAATTGGCCAATAGCCGCATGGCAGAGTTGGAGAAGCTGCAGGCCGAACTTCAGGGGGCCGTGCGGACCAATGAGCGCCTCAAGGTGAGTTGTGTTTGGGGCTGGGAAGGCCTTAGCCTGCAGGGTGGGCTCTCCCTGAGCTCTTCTTCCTCTTGCTGAGTGAGTTCAGATACCCTGCCCCTAGGTAGCATTGCGGAGCCTTCCCGAGGAGGTGGTTCGGGAGACGGGGGAGTACCGGATGCTGCAGGCACAGTTCTCACTGCTCTACAATGAGTCTCTGCAAGTGAAGACCCAGCTGGACGAGGCCCGTGGGCTGCTGCTGGCCACCAAGAATTCCCACCTGAGGCACATTGAGCACATGGAGGTATGCCCATGGAACAGGGGTAAGGGTCAGGCCCTCTGGGTTAGGTTGTTCATGGGTCAAGGGTGTCAGAGCTCGGGGTGCCTGCCAGGGATCCCTTGGAAATAAATTCTTCCTAAGCTACTGAGGTTTGAGGTTGAGGGTGGGCTTAACATGAGCCCAGGGCTTCTGTGGGTCCTTAATGCCTCACCTCACAGAGTGATGAGCTGGGGCTGCAGAAGAAGCTACGCACCGAGGTTATACAGCTGGAGGACACGCTGGCCCAGGTTCGCAAGGAGTACGAGATGCTGCGCATCGAGTTTGAACAGAACCTGGCGGCCAACGAGCAGGCGGGTATGTGGCAAGGACAAGGTCGAGGTGGGGCCTtttgtgggattgctgggccctGGTGTGGCCAGATGCTTGTCCAGAGGTTAAGTCCTTTCCTTTCACAGAGCCTCATCTCCCTGTGGAAAATGGGGACCCCATCACATGGCTCAAAGGTGCAGTGAGGCTTACAGCCGCCTGAGGTGGCTGATGGTGCTGACTCTGCCAGAACAGGAGCTGTCAGCCCCATCCGTGATTCTCTGGCCTTTAGGGCACATCTCTACTAGTTCATTATACAAAGGTTTATTGAACACCTCTTTTGAGCCAGGCTCAGTTCTAAGCTTTGGAATTAAACCAgtgaacaaaatacaaagaatccCTGCTGTTGTGGAGCTGTGTTACAGGAAGGGAGGACAGacaacaaaggaggaaaaaattgaACATGTGTGTTAGGTAGTGACAAGTATATCAAGCAAAGtaaagcaaggaaggaagatAAGGAGGTATTAGGAGAAATGCCAGGGAGATGAAACTAAGAAGGTGGCATTTGTTTAAAAGCTAAAGAAAGTGGACTAACTTACTTTTGTGAATTTACAGTTATGTGTTCCTTTGAAGGAAATCTGGAAATGTTTTAGAAATCTGCATTAGCAGAAATAACACACAGCATCAGATTACGTTTGGGTGAATTTTCTTCAGTTAtctgctgagctcactttctgtATAAGGCTTCAGTTGTCCTCTCCTTGTAGTGGGAGTGActgccctgcctctcccctcacTGAGGGGCTGGGCCCCTAACCCAGGGACCAGTCTGACCTTGGTTTCCTGTACTCCTCCAGGGCCCATCAACCGCGAGATGCGCCACCTGATCAGCAGCCTACAGAACCACAACCACCAGCTAAAAGGGGATGCCCAGCGATACAAGCGGAAACTGCGCGAAGTGCAGGCCGAGATTGCCAAGGTGAGGAGCGGGCTGCCTGGGGAAGGCCGTGGCTAGGCCCCAGTGAGCATGTCTCACCTCAGCCCTGTTCTTTCTCTGCTCTGCAGCTCCGGGCTCAGGCCAGTGGCTCTACTCACTCCATCCCCAGCCTGGGTCACCCAGAGGACTCCAGCCTCGGTGCCTCAGTCCCAGGGAAAGAAGAGGGTGGGCCAGGCCCTGTTGGTGCCCCTGACACCAGAAAGGAGATGGCTTCCATGCCTGGCACTGCCATTACTACATCGTCAGCGAAGAAGGAAGACCTGGTGCCCTCTGAGGAAGAGACCCAGGCCCTGACCCCCGGGGCCCAGGGACCCTCCTCCCGGGGCCGAGAACCTGAGGCCAGACCCAAGCGGGAGCTTCGGGAGCGAGAAGGGCCTGTTCTGGGACCCCCATCTGTAGCCTCGGCTCTCTCAAGGGCTGATCGGGAGAAGGCCAAAGTGGAAGAGGCGAAGAGGAAGGAATCAGAACTCCTCAAAGGTCTCCGAGTAGAGCTCAAGTGAggcccttttcttttctccctcccacccctgcccagtgGCTTCCAGCTCTACTCACCCAGCCTTCCTCCTGTGCCTCCCCCAGGAAGGCCCAGGAAAGCCAGAAGGAGATGAAGTTGCTGCTGGACATGTATAAGTCTGCGCCCAAGGAACAGCGGGATAAGGTGCAGCTCATGGCAGCGGAACGCAAGGCCAAGGCTGAGGTGAGGGCAGATAGGGTCCGTGGGATGTGCAGAAAGGCTGCCCCAGGGCGGGGGGTGCAGTAACCAGACTCAAGCCCTGGGTCAGCAGGAAGCAGTGATGAGAGAGCTCCCTCCTGGTGGTTATAGGTCGATGAACTCCGGGGCCGCATCCGGGAGCTGGAGGAGAGGGATCGGAGGGAGAGCAAGAAGATCGCGGATGAGGATGCCCTGCGGCGCATTCGTCAGGCGGAGGAGCAGATTGAACACCTGCAGCGCAAGTTGGGTGCCACCAAGCAGGTgcgacccccaccccaccccacccccagctttgaATGTTGGCATTCCTTAAACCTCCTGGACTAGCGCATGACTTGGGTCCACTCTGTGGGTCTTTGTACAGCCGTGTTTTCCTGCGGTTTCCCCACAGTTGATCTTGTCCATCTCCCACGTTCCATCTTGCCCCTGCCCACTTgctgcaggaggaggaggcccTGCTGTCAGAGATGGATGTGACTGGCCAGGCCTTTGAGGACATGCAGGAGCAAAACGGGCGGCTGCTCCAGCAGCTGAGAGAAAAGGATGATGCCAACTTCAAGCTGATGTCAGAGCGGATCAAAGCCAACCAGATTCATAAGCTGCTGCGGGAGGAGAAGGACGAGCTTGGCGAGCAGGTTCTTGGCCTCAAGTCCCAGGTAGGGCTGCCCCAGGCTTGTTAGGGTGGAACTGGAGAGGTAGGGGCTCCCCAGCACTGAGTCCCCACTCCTGTCCTCAGGTGGATGCCCAGCTGCTGACCGTGCAGAAGCTGGAGGAAAAAGAGCGAGCCTTGCAGGGCAGCCTCGGGGGTGTGGAGAAGGAGCTGACACTACGCAGCCAGGCCCTGGAGCTCAACAAGAGGAAGGTGAGGCAGATTACCTGGGCTGGAGCCTGGCTCTGCTCCCCTACACAGCCCCGTTCACGTCTCAGACACTTAATGTTTGCCAGACCCTGTGCTGAGGACTTTCCCTGTTGGGTCATGTTTCAGCCTTAAAATAATCCTACAACAGTTTTTGTTGTTATCTGCTTTTCTGTAAGGGAGAAGGCTGAGGTTTAGGGAGGTAGTTGACTTGCTCAAGAAAGAGTGGAAGTGGAATTTGGGCCTGGGTCTTCTTGACTCCACAACCCATGTCTTGACCACTGCACTGTTTACCTGTTTCTGTCACATAGTTGTATTAACTCTTAAGAAACGTCTCTAGCTCGTGGTAGTTGTTCTTCTGAGGGGAACAGAGTCAGGAATGACATCACTCCTCCAGGTCATGGTAAAGGCTTAACATTgactttcatcttttttctccccctggaCTTCTCTCTGCTTGGTTCATTCGTTTAAGCAGTGTTAGTCATGCTCTTGCTGTGTACCAGGACCTACACTGCGTGCTGGGGAGATCATAAGAACAGAACACCTCTGCTGGGAGTGGCCGGTTCCAGGGGCAGAGAGCAAGCCAATAATCCCACAGATTAAGGAACACTGTTTCAGATCACAgcatgtctttttttgtttggccGCACTGCATGGCTTGTTAGACCACAGCAGCGAAGGCCCGGAATCCTAACCACGTGGCTGCCAGGAAACTCACAGCGTGTCTTACGAAGGAAATAGAAGTgtatgaaagaaaaacaggagaacCTCTCtcaggaggtgacatttgagctgaggcTTCAGAGAGCTGCAGAGAGAAAGTCTGTGTGTTGGGGGAGTTGAGGGGAGCAGAGAACCCTGTGGAGGCTTAGAGACAGGAGAGAGGGTTATGCAGGTGAGGAGCCAGAAGTGCTGGGAATGAGGAGCCTCACCTCCTAGGTGAGGCTGGTGGGGTCAGGAGACAGAATCAGTTCTAGTGAAGATGTTGGACTTATCCCAAGAGCAGGAACCTCTGGACAGTTGACATAAGCATCTGTGGGCCATGGCTCCACACGCTTGACTCCGCAGGCTCAGGCCAACTGTGCCcctcctccccattccacccaCCTCAGGCCGTAGAAGCAGCCCAACTGGCCGAGGACCTGAAGGTGCAGCTGGAGCATGTGCAGACACGGCTGCGAGAGATCCAACCTTGCCTGGCCGAGAGCCGGGCTGCGCGGGAGAAAGAGAGCTTCAACCTCAAGAGGGCTCAGGTGTGTGGCTGGCA
This genomic window contains:
- the RNF40 gene encoding E3 ubiquitin-protein ligase BRE1B, which encodes MSGPGSKRAAGDGGSGPPEKKLSREEKTTTTLIEPIRLGGISSTEEMDLKVLQFKNKKLAERLEQRQACEDELRERIEKLEKRQATDDATLLIVNRYWAQLDETVEALLRHHESQGELSSGTEAPGTQEGPTRDETPLTEPGTSELREPPPMQLRPPLSEPALAFVVALGASSSEEVELQLQGRMEFSKAAVSRVVEASDRLQRRVEELCQRVYSRGDSEPPGEAARARTRELGRENRRLQDLATQLQEKHHRISLEYSELQDKVTSAETKVLEMETTVEDLQWDIEKLRKREQKLNKHLAEALEQLNSGYYVSGSSSGFQGGQITLSMQKFEMLNAELEENQELANSRMAELEKLQAELQGAVRTNERLKVALRSLPEEVVRETGEYRMLQAQFSLLYNESLQVKTQLDEARGLLLATKNSHLRHIEHMESDELGLQKKLRTEVIQLEDTLAQVRKEYEMLRIEFEQNLAANEQAGPINREMRHLISSLQNHNHQLKGDAQRYKRKLREVQAEIAKLRAQASGSTHSIPSLGHPEDSSLGASVPGKEEGGPGPVGAPDTRKEMASMPGTAITTSSAKKEDLVPSEEETQALTPGAQGPSSRGREPEARPKRELREREGPVLGPPSVASALSRADREKAKVEEAKRKESELLKGLRVELKKAQESQKEMKLLLDMYKSAPKEQRDKVQLMAAERKAKAEVDELRGRIRELEERDRRESKKIADEDALRRIRQAEEQIEHLQRKLGATKQEEEALLSEMDVTGQAFEDMQEQNGRLLQQLREKDDANFKLMSERIKANQIHKLLREEKDELGEQVLGLKSQVDAQLLTVQKLEEKERALQGSLGGVEKELTLRSQALELNKRKAVEAAQLAEDLKVQLEHVQTRLREIQPCLAESRAAREKESFNLKRAQEDISRLRRKLEKQRKVEVYADADEILQEEIKEYKARLTCPCCNTRKKDAVLTKCFHVFCFECVRGRYEARQRKCPKCNAAFGAHDFHRVYIS